In one window of Macadamia integrifolia cultivar HAES 741 chromosome 2, SCU_Mint_v3, whole genome shotgun sequence DNA:
- the LOC122072031 gene encoding uncharacterized protein LOC122072031 has translation MEEFSSKETTPKQKISVAANYSSSKGVPCNLLERVITGILNCLGFDSISDPNSLKQGEHIETHTSFDPLPSTKGDGAVKYEEATGRIPKQVPIDSGSNPQVNSNREVTVSAIGRSPTPPNVDPGNDPQVNSKRDDDVSSTDS, from the exons atggaggagtTTTCATCAAAGGAGACGACGCCCAAACAGAAAATATCAGTAGCAGCTAATTATTCTTCTTCTAAAGGAGTCCCCTGCAATTTGCTTGAACGAGTCATCACTGGTATCCTCAACTGCCTGGGTTTCGACTCTATCTCTGACCCTAATTCCCTCAAACAAGGAGAACATATCGAGACTCATACTTCCTTTGATCCACTTCcatcaacaaaa GGAGATGGAGCAGTCAAATACGAAGAAGCAACAGGTAGAATCCCCAAACAGGTACCCATAGACTCTGGAAGTAATCCTCAGGTCAACAGTAATAGAGAAGTCACTGTATCAGCAATAGGTAGAAGCCCCACACCGCCAAACGTAGACCCTGGAAATGATCCCCAGGTCAATTCtaagagagatgatgatgtgtCATCTACAGACTCATAA
- the LOC122072080 gene encoding uncharacterized protein LOC122072080, giving the protein MEEFSTEEPTPKQKITVAAYSSSEGGHCNFLDRAINGILKCLGFYPFSEFSPKLDEDTNKTHQNTSYDVSEVGMKTQEDEAVKSVVARGTILRGRSPTSPTIGSGSNPQIN; this is encoded by the exons ATGGAGGAGTTTTCAACAGAGGAGCCAACACCCAAACAGAAGATTACAGTAGCAGCTTATTCTTCTTCTGAAGGAGGCCACTGCAATTTTCTTGATCGAGCCATTAATGGTATCCTCAAGTGCCTGGGTTTCTACCCTTTCTCTGAATTTTCACCCAAACTAGATGAAGATACCAACAAGACTCATCAAAACACTTCCTATGATGTCTCTGAAGTTGGAATGAAAACAcaa GAAGATGAAGCAGTCAAATCAGTAGTGGCAAGAGGAACCATTCTCAGAGGTAGAAGCCCAACTTCGCCGACCATAGGCAGTGGAAGTAATCCCCAGATCAACTGA